A portion of the Acidobacteriaceae bacterium genome contains these proteins:
- a CDS encoding TolC family protein → MRSSNTSSMLCTVVVLASVAAAATASAQTISPSGASRSSVQQLPLSGRQSTGGSVSTGQNAIGGGSNSSANTVNTNVQVSGSYAGSVLDRSVTDGTLTLTLRDAIRRGLQFNLGSISAKNTDSQVRAQRLLALSALLPAVDASFSFTEEKESLKAEGLGASTIPSLGESLPSTIGPFHYYDARGTASQKIFDKTALDNYASAKSLERASALSQNDARELTTLAISSQYLRTLSDIALVQSQEAQVRYAQASYDQAAAQNRAGTKARIDAQRSLVELQTEQQRLSSNRADLEKQELTLLRAMGVPLRIKIKLVETLPYHEVTNVSLDTAVQAAEANRPDLKAAAQQLKAAEQALKASHSERLPTASASGYYGIEGINPNAGNGVFGVTGSVSIPIFDGRRISADIAQASATLSQRRAEYQDQEQNVELDVRNALIDLDVASNQVKVAESNRKLALDTLKQSQDRFTEGVTDSVEVVQSAETLASAERDFISSLYSHNVAKLSLARAMGELEKDAPGILEEK, encoded by the coding sequence ATGCGTTCATCCAACACGTCTTCCATGCTCTGCACCGTCGTAGTGCTCGCCTCGGTCGCGGCTGCTGCTACTGCGTCCGCTCAAACCATCTCACCTTCCGGCGCATCGCGCAGTAGTGTGCAGCAACTGCCGCTCTCTGGACGTCAATCTACCGGAGGCTCCGTCTCTACCGGACAGAACGCGATCGGCGGCGGCAGCAACTCCAGCGCGAACACCGTGAACACCAATGTTCAAGTCAGCGGAAGCTATGCCGGTAGCGTGCTCGATCGAAGTGTGACGGACGGCACGCTGACACTGACGCTGCGCGATGCCATTCGCCGCGGTCTGCAGTTCAACCTCGGGTCCATCTCGGCGAAGAATACCGACAGCCAGGTCCGAGCCCAAAGACTCCTCGCCCTAAGTGCGTTGCTCCCCGCAGTTGATGCGTCCTTCAGCTTCACCGAGGAGAAAGAAAGCCTCAAGGCAGAAGGACTCGGCGCAAGCACGATTCCTTCGCTGGGTGAGTCCTTGCCCTCGACCATCGGGCCGTTTCACTACTACGACGCGCGCGGCACAGCCTCGCAGAAGATCTTCGACAAGACGGCTCTGGACAACTACGCCAGCGCGAAGAGCCTGGAGCGCGCGAGTGCCTTGAGTCAGAACGATGCTCGCGAGCTCACTACTCTTGCCATCTCCTCGCAGTACCTCCGAACACTCTCGGACATCGCACTCGTGCAATCGCAGGAGGCGCAGGTCCGCTACGCGCAGGCCAGCTATGACCAGGCCGCTGCCCAGAATCGTGCGGGGACGAAGGCGCGCATCGATGCACAGCGCAGCCTGGTGGAACTACAGACGGAGCAACAACGACTCAGCTCCAATCGCGCTGACCTTGAGAAGCAGGAGTTGACGCTGCTACGCGCGATGGGCGTTCCCCTACGCATCAAGATCAAACTCGTAGAGACGCTGCCCTATCACGAGGTCACAAATGTATCTCTGGATACAGCGGTACAGGCAGCAGAGGCGAATCGTCCTGATTTGAAAGCAGCCGCGCAGCAACTGAAGGCTGCCGAACAAGCGCTCAAGGCCTCGCATAGTGAACGCCTGCCAACAGCGTCTGCATCGGGATACTACGGCATCGAAGGGATCAATCCGAATGCTGGAAATGGCGTCTTCGGCGTGACCGGTTCGGTAAGCATTCCCATCTTCGATGGCCGACGCATCAGCGCTGATATCGCGCAAGCTTCCGCCACACTCTCTCAGCGCCGCGCCGAGTATCAGGACCAGGAGCAGAACGTTGAGCTTGACGTTCGCAACGCCCTCATCGATCTCGACGTCGCCAGCAATCAGGTCAAAGTCGCCGAGAGCAACCGCAAGCTGGCGCTCGACACCTTGAAGCAATCACAGGATCGCTTCACCGAAGGTGTGACCGACTCCGTCGAGGTCGTTCAATCTGCGGAGACCCTCGCCTCCGCAGAACGCGACTTCATCAGCAGTCTCTACTCCCACAACGTCGCCAAGCTCAGTCTTGCGCGGGCGATGGGAGAACTTGAAAAAGATGCCCCTGGCATTCTGGAGGAGAAGTAA
- a CDS encoding DHA2 family efflux MFS transporter permease subunit, with protein MAFRPKHNPWAIALTVTLATIMEVLDTSIANVALPHIAGSLGASQDQATWVITSYLVSNAVVLPIAAYLASLIGRKKFYMSCVALFGISSVLCGLAPSLPLLLFFRVLQGAGGGGLAPSEQSILADTFPPGKRGQAFAVYGLAVVTAPILGPTLGGWITDNYDWRWIFFINVPVALLSLFLTHRLVEDPPHIQEEVKAARNGKFKMDYVGFGFVALAFGSLEVILDKGQEDDWFNSHFITIFAILAVIGFACMITWELWVAKKGERPIVDLRLFANKGFAIAFCMMLALGFTLYATTVMLPQILQELMGYTAQLAGMALSSGGLATLLTMPIAGALVARVDPRKIIIFGFLSLSAGLFYLAHVDLAVSFTWVAKARFLQSLGVGFLFVPINTLAYVGTKRENSNDVSGLVNLARNMGGSLGTSFVSTFVARWGQRHQVYLAHHVSQANPAWRVRFQAMTAQAHATVASNTDAQHHALARYYQSGLRSQAQLLAYIDITHFLAFALILVAPVALLMTRPPKGTQAAAH; from the coding sequence ATGGCATTCCGACCCAAACACAATCCCTGGGCCATCGCGCTCACCGTCACGCTGGCGACGATCATGGAGGTACTCGATACCTCCATCGCGAATGTCGCGCTGCCGCACATCGCGGGCTCACTCGGCGCTTCGCAGGACCAGGCGACCTGGGTCATCACGTCCTATCTCGTGAGCAATGCCGTTGTGCTGCCCATCGCTGCGTATCTGGCATCGCTGATCGGGCGAAAGAAGTTTTACATGAGCTGTGTGGCCCTCTTCGGCATCAGCTCCGTTCTCTGCGGCCTCGCCCCTTCTCTCCCCTTGCTGCTCTTCTTCCGCGTACTGCAGGGAGCCGGAGGTGGAGGCTTGGCTCCATCCGAACAGTCGATTCTTGCAGATACCTTCCCGCCGGGAAAACGCGGTCAGGCCTTTGCCGTGTACGGGCTCGCCGTGGTCACTGCGCCGATCCTCGGACCGACGCTTGGTGGATGGATCACCGACAACTATGACTGGCGTTGGATTTTCTTCATCAACGTCCCGGTAGCTCTCCTCTCGCTCTTCCTGACGCACCGCCTCGTCGAAGACCCTCCGCACATCCAGGAAGAAGTGAAGGCCGCCCGCAACGGCAAATTCAAGATGGACTACGTCGGCTTCGGCTTCGTCGCCCTTGCCTTTGGCTCGCTGGAGGTCATCCTCGACAAGGGGCAGGAGGACGACTGGTTCAACAGTCACTTCATCACGATCTTCGCCATCCTTGCCGTCATAGGCTTCGCCTGCATGATCACCTGGGAGCTGTGGGTTGCGAAGAAGGGCGAACGCCCGATCGTTGACTTACGGCTCTTCGCGAATAAGGGCTTCGCCATTGCGTTCTGCATGATGCTTGCGCTCGGATTCACGCTGTATGCAACGACTGTGATGCTGCCGCAGATTCTGCAGGAACTGATGGGGTACACAGCCCAGCTGGCGGGCATGGCTCTATCATCCGGCGGTCTAGCGACTCTGCTGACGATGCCGATTGCCGGCGCGCTCGTCGCTCGGGTCGATCCACGCAAGATCATCATCTTTGGCTTCCTCAGCCTGAGCGCCGGATTGTTCTACCTCGCTCATGTGGATCTCGCAGTCAGCTTCACGTGGGTGGCCAAGGCACGATTCCTGCAGTCGCTTGGCGTCGGCTTTCTGTTCGTGCCCATCAACACCCTGGCTTACGTGGGGACCAAGCGCGAGAACAGCAACGACGTCTCCGGCCTTGTAAACCTCGCTCGCAATATGGGTGGATCGCTTGGAACATCGTTCGTCTCCACGTTCGTCGCGCGATGGGGACAGCGGCATCAGGTCTATCTGGCTCACCACGTTTCGCAGGCGAATCCGGCATGGCGTGTGCGCTTCCAAGCCATGACAGCTCAGGCACACGCTACGGTCGCCTCCAACACGGACGCGCAGCATCATGCGCTCGCTCGCTATTACCAGAGCGGGTTACGTTCACAAGCCCAGCTCCTCGCCTACATCGACATCACTCACTTCCTTGCCTTTGCGCTGATTCTTGTGGCTCCCGTGGCGCTTCTGATGACACGGCCACCCAAGGGCACACAAGCTGCGGCGCACTAG
- a CDS encoding TetR/AcrR family transcriptional regulator, protein MPRPKSTGLPAEEEESRRVDALLDVAAEVFFEDGFHGASTTKIAQRAHASKQSFYSRFPSKEKLFLAVIQRRMESGAETFGSFISEDAPIREVLLSMGKYFLDRLIDERHVALVRIVYMEATRFPEIAKAFMSSGPEQAVGRLEKYLARQTAEKRLAIEDTQMAAHDFVALISADLVQRALLGLPQRLTKAGLEKRAARGVDSFLKLYGLPTESAKGRSQ, encoded by the coding sequence ATGCCCAGACCCAAATCCACAGGACTGCCCGCCGAAGAAGAAGAGAGCCGACGGGTAGACGCGCTTCTCGACGTCGCCGCTGAAGTTTTCTTCGAAGACGGCTTTCATGGCGCGAGCACGACCAAGATTGCGCAGCGGGCTCACGCGTCGAAACAGAGCTTCTACTCTCGCTTTCCCTCGAAGGAGAAGCTCTTCCTGGCGGTCATCCAACGTCGCATGGAGTCTGGAGCGGAGACCTTTGGTTCTTTCATCTCTGAAGACGCGCCCATTCGCGAGGTTCTGCTCTCCATGGGCAAGTATTTTCTCGATCGCCTCATAGACGAGCGGCACGTCGCTCTGGTTCGGATCGTTTACATGGAGGCAACCCGGTTTCCGGAGATTGCAAAGGCATTTATGTCGTCTGGCCCCGAGCAAGCCGTAGGTCGTCTGGAGAAATATCTGGCTCGACAGACGGCAGAGAAGCGACTTGCTATCGAGGACACGCAGATGGCGGCGCACGACTTTGTCGCTCTCATTAGTGCGGACCTGGTCCAGCGAGCTCTACTGGGACTGCCGCAAAGGCTTACGAAAGCGGGCTTGGAGAAGCGCGCTGCAAGGGGCGTCGACTCGTTCCTGAAACTCTATGGCTTGCCGACTGAGTCCGCCAAAGGTCGTTCGCAGTAG
- a CDS encoding sigma-70 family RNA polymerase sigma factor, translated as MAADRDRAKEFERTAMVHAASLQRVARRMTGDQTSAEDAVQEALLSAWRTFDHFQDGTNCRAWLFKILLNHLRKNFTRPSLEIVDIPETLTLDNVVPIRSRYDGFSGSDITAAIDTLPAERRVVLLLAAVEGFTCKEIAGFLDVPIGTVMSRLSRARSDLRQLLYPQAATVVAPKKGNA; from the coding sequence TTGGCTGCGGACCGGGATAGAGCGAAAGAGTTCGAGCGCACGGCGATGGTGCACGCCGCAAGCCTGCAGCGGGTTGCTCGACGGATGACGGGAGATCAGACCTCCGCCGAAGACGCTGTGCAGGAAGCTCTGCTGTCGGCGTGGCGCACGTTTGACCACTTCCAAGACGGCACCAATTGCCGGGCATGGCTCTTCAAGATTCTTCTCAATCATCTTCGCAAAAACTTTACGCGACCATCGCTTGAGATCGTCGATATACCCGAGACCCTCACACTGGACAACGTGGTGCCGATCCGCAGTCGCTATGACGGTTTCTCGGGCAGCGACATCACTGCAGCCATAGATACTCTACCGGCCGAGCGCCGTGTCGTTCTGCTGCTCGCAGCCGTGGAAGGCTTCACGTGTAAGGAGATCGCAGGCTTCCTCGATGTTCCGATCGGAACGGTGATGTCGAGACTGAGCCGAGCGCGCTCGGACCTTCGCCAGCTCCTCTATCCGCAAGCCGCCACGGTCGTTGCACCGAAGAAGGGAAACGCATGA
- a CDS encoding zf-HC2 domain-containing protein translates to MTCSDVNYLLPLYLAGDLDSATMAQVDRHAEACALCSRLVEDHASLDRAIAFALPIESVDTSAVQARVRQEIYGARTVPRFIPQRWIMFAAAAMLLCMVAGSLVFMKEGQFARARLDHVDEVVLHRRSWLFSDKPAIQRMVAERVGTSGSAAQLSIPGYELVHGKECSIAGRRYVHLEYAKGTQRISVYFLNEKNRGPIWKLFDPRSMSIQTRSEDGYNVTEGDANGHRILLVGAISPAEEQSIVGAHLSLMG, encoded by the coding sequence ATGACTTGCTCCGATGTGAACTACCTGTTGCCGCTTTATCTTGCGGGAGATCTCGATAGCGCGACCATGGCGCAGGTCGATCGCCATGCAGAAGCGTGTGCGCTCTGCAGCCGATTGGTGGAGGATCACGCATCGCTCGACAGAGCTATCGCTTTCGCGTTGCCGATCGAGAGCGTGGATACGTCTGCCGTGCAGGCGCGCGTGCGCCAGGAGATATACGGTGCACGCACGGTCCCGCGCTTCATTCCTCAGCGATGGATCATGTTTGCGGCAGCGGCGATGCTGCTATGCATGGTGGCGGGTTCGCTCGTCTTCATGAAGGAAGGGCAATTCGCGCGTGCGCGTCTCGACCACGTTGACGAGGTTGTTCTGCATCGGCGCAGTTGGCTCTTCTCAGACAAGCCAGCCATTCAGCGGATGGTCGCAGAGCGTGTCGGTACGTCGGGGAGCGCCGCACAACTCAGCATCCCCGGCTATGAGCTCGTGCACGGCAAGGAATGTTCGATCGCGGGCCGACGGTATGTGCACCTCGAATACGCCAAGGGCACGCAGAGGATCTCTGTCTACTTCTTGAATGAAAAGAACCGAGGTCCCATCTGGAAGCTGTTCGATCCGCGATCTATGAGCATTCAGACGCGCTCCGAAGATGGCTACAACGTCACGGAAGGGGACGCGAACGGACACAGGATTCTGCTGGTAGGAGCGATTTCGCCAGCCGAAGAGCAGTCCATCGTTGGCGCGCACTTGTCCCTGATGGGATGA
- a CDS encoding cytochrome b/b6 domain-containing protein: MQTPVTVPRNVGISASQVAAVRVERRHNAVVRLSHWLNAWILLGLMVSGATIYWASPVYQHAPDAATGNTDWVADAGVWLCAHVFRKYPDPPNWFYNHFSFGPAHLADGLAVHWSLIYLFLLNGVVYVSALLWDGSFRALLPRRGAIDDALAMFWYYISWLPKVLLRKERHEPAGTSKYNALQRFSYAGVTVIGLLLVLSGWAIHKPTQFHWLTRAFGGFQGAREWHLWLMLAMIAFIVVHVALVTLEGFNTFRGMVTGWRVTPAVPQVKRNAE; this comes from the coding sequence ATGCAGACGCCAGTCACCGTTCCACGAAATGTTGGAATCTCCGCATCGCAAGTGGCTGCCGTTCGCGTGGAACGGCGCCACAACGCGGTGGTGCGGCTGTCGCACTGGCTCAATGCGTGGATTCTTCTCGGGCTGATGGTGAGTGGCGCAACGATCTACTGGGCATCACCGGTCTACCAGCACGCTCCCGATGCAGCGACTGGAAACACGGACTGGGTCGCCGATGCGGGCGTATGGTTGTGCGCTCATGTGTTTCGCAAGTATCCAGACCCGCCGAACTGGTTCTATAACCACTTCAGTTTCGGGCCCGCGCACTTGGCGGATGGGTTGGCGGTGCATTGGTCGTTGATTTACCTGTTCCTGCTAAACGGTGTTGTGTACGTCTCAGCGTTGCTGTGGGATGGCAGCTTCCGTGCGCTGCTTCCAAGGCGCGGCGCGATAGACGATGCCCTGGCGATGTTCTGGTACTACATCTCCTGGCTGCCGAAGGTTCTATTGCGAAAGGAGCGGCATGAACCTGCAGGGACCTCCAAATACAACGCGCTGCAACGCTTCTCGTACGCGGGTGTGACTGTGATCGGGCTGCTGCTTGTCCTCAGCGGTTGGGCCATTCATAAGCCAACGCAGTTCCACTGGCTCACACGTGCGTTCGGTGGCTTTCAAGGTGCGCGCGAATGGCACCTCTGGTTGATGCTTGCGATGATCGCCTTCATCGTGGTGCACGTCGCGTTGGTAACGCTCGAAGGTTTCAACACCTTTCGAGGCATGGTGACCGGTTGGCGCGTCACGCCAGCCGTGCCGCAGGTGAAGCGCAATGCCGAATGA
- a CDS encoding molybdopterin-dependent oxidoreductase, with product MPNEAMVRRLKALEAYAARLREPAANIEWLPAQALRRATRRDLLLFGVGAAAAGALCHALLPPGALWKSNDPRSTEEHLRQAVERKALAFDDRIDRSLFSPSRLSPTFRKSDITELKNNYAGATPDPSYLADWKLTVDGLARGSEIFDLARLVREFAVRDQITRLVCVEGWNAIAWWSGVPFAQFLQHYPAAPGAKWARLESSVNLDGNGAPDPYFVSFDMASLLHPQTLLATHFNGDPLGVEHGAPLRLASPVKLGLKNIKAITRIRFSSEQPDDYWQVRGYSGLDGL from the coding sequence ATGCCGAATGAAGCTATGGTACGTCGCCTGAAAGCGCTCGAAGCGTACGCCGCGCGCCTTCGCGAGCCTGCGGCGAACATCGAGTGGCTCCCTGCACAGGCTCTTCGTCGGGCAACTCGCCGTGACCTGTTGCTCTTTGGCGTGGGTGCCGCTGCTGCTGGCGCCTTATGTCATGCGCTGTTGCCGCCTGGAGCATTATGGAAGTCCAATGATCCGCGGTCGACCGAAGAACACCTGCGGCAAGCGGTCGAGCGCAAGGCTCTTGCCTTCGACGATCGCATTGACCGCTCCCTCTTCTCACCCAGTCGCCTCTCTCCGACATTTCGAAAGAGTGACATCACGGAGCTGAAGAACAACTATGCAGGTGCTACACCCGATCCGTCGTATCTCGCAGACTGGAAGCTGACCGTGGACGGGCTCGCTCGTGGCAGCGAAATTTTCGACCTTGCTCGCCTGGTTCGCGAGTTCGCGGTGCGCGATCAGATCACACGGCTTGTCTGTGTCGAAGGCTGGAATGCCATCGCCTGGTGGAGTGGCGTCCCCTTCGCGCAATTCCTTCAGCACTACCCGGCGGCACCGGGAGCCAAGTGGGCCCGCCTGGAGTCTTCGGTCAACCTCGACGGCAACGGTGCACCTGACCCCTACTTCGTGTCCTTTGACATGGCATCCTTGCTGCATCCGCAGACGTTGCTCGCCACTCATTTCAACGGCGATCCACTTGGCGTGGAGCATGGTGCGCCTTTGCGCCTTGCGAGCCCGGTCAAGCTGGGGCTCAAGAACATCAAAGCAATCACACGTATCCGTTTCAGCTCTGAGCAGCCGGATGATTACTGGCAGGTTCGAGGCTACTCCGGTCTCGATGGCCTCTAA
- a CDS encoding SDR family oxidoreductase, which produces MIEQTLKPTLANKVALVTGGSRGIGAGIVRRLVSDGASVAFTYANSEPQANDLVAELQAFGGRAKAIQADSASATDIEKAVSITTEEFGGALDIFVSNAGKMLRKPITEVEVDELDEMIAVNIRAAMLGFKFAAKNMNRDGRIVAIGSASALRTGFPGSSIYSMTKSALLGLVRGAAIDLASRGITVNVVQPGPIATDMNAPDKTDIERLIKLVPLGRLGQDTEVASLVAYLARPEAAFITGSSLSVDGGLIA; this is translated from the coding sequence ATGATTGAACAGACACTCAAGCCCACGCTTGCGAACAAAGTGGCTCTGGTCACTGGGGGCTCCCGAGGCATTGGTGCCGGGATCGTCCGGAGGCTCGTCAGCGATGGCGCGTCCGTCGCATTCACCTATGCGAACTCGGAACCGCAGGCGAACGATCTGGTCGCGGAACTCCAGGCGTTTGGCGGCAGAGCGAAGGCGATACAAGCAGACAGCGCGTCTGCAACGGATATAGAAAAAGCTGTCTCGATCACGACGGAGGAGTTCGGTGGAGCACTCGACATCTTTGTCAGCAATGCCGGCAAGATGCTGCGGAAGCCGATCACCGAAGTCGAAGTCGACGAGCTGGACGAGATGATTGCGGTGAACATTCGCGCTGCGATGTTGGGCTTCAAGTTTGCAGCGAAAAACATGAACCGCGACGGACGTATCGTCGCCATTGGCAGCGCCTCTGCTCTGCGCACGGGCTTCCCCGGATCAAGCATCTACAGCATGACGAAGTCTGCATTGCTAGGCTTGGTACGGGGAGCCGCCATTGACCTCGCGTCGCGCGGCATCACCGTGAATGTCGTTCAGCCGGGGCCGATTGCCACGGATATGAATGCGCCTGACAAGACGGACATCGAGCGGCTTATAAAACTCGTGCCGCTGGGGCGACTCGGGCAAGACACCGAGGTCGCAAGCCTCGTGGCCTATCTCGCCCGTCCGGAAGCCGCCTTCATCACTGGCTCTAGCTTGAGTGTCGACGGAGGTTTAATCGCGTAG
- a CDS encoding site-specific integrase has protein sequence MAKQAAYVEGVYERIPGSGIWHARYRQDGKLVRKSFGRNRAAAVAYVEKARTLKRTGDGWVPSTAKASPKTKSELEISASTVTLGELCDDLLRHIQSKPEVYKDQKNPPFRIGRIKKHFGHRPASTIRPYEIMDWLESLEAKPATQNRYKATFSSVYRFGKQRDKVNVNPVRDVKQAPVNNGIIRYLKPEEEVRLRAVLQADVDACGPQNERRRLRLLHRIYELDVALGTGMRKGEQYGLRWSDVDLKARVITLRDTKNKSSRTVPMIDDVVTAFEELKKLSLSRKDRSVEQPNSSPKDVVFGIGDNKKWWESALREAKIKKLRWHDLRHTFCSRLAQSGASLKVIQEAAGHKTIAMSARYAHMDHTTLHNAMAVLNRRASAAT, from the coding sequence ATGGCCAAGCAGGCAGCATACGTCGAAGGCGTTTATGAGCGCATTCCTGGAAGCGGGATCTGGCACGCCCGATACCGCCAGGACGGTAAGCTCGTCCGAAAGTCTTTCGGTCGCAACCGTGCCGCTGCCGTCGCTTATGTCGAGAAAGCGAGAACCCTGAAGCGGACCGGGGACGGTTGGGTTCCGTCCACCGCGAAGGCGTCACCAAAGACAAAAAGCGAACTCGAAATCAGCGCTTCTACAGTCACACTGGGCGAACTCTGCGACGATTTACTCCGGCATATTCAGAGCAAGCCGGAGGTCTACAAGGACCAGAAGAATCCTCCTTTTCGGATCGGACGAATTAAGAAACACTTCGGACACAGGCCAGCGTCCACAATCCGTCCCTACGAAATCATGGATTGGCTGGAATCTCTTGAGGCAAAGCCAGCGACCCAGAACCGCTACAAGGCGACGTTCTCCAGTGTCTACCGTTTTGGAAAGCAACGGGACAAGGTCAACGTCAACCCCGTCCGCGATGTGAAACAGGCTCCAGTGAACAACGGGATCATTCGCTACCTGAAACCCGAAGAAGAGGTCCGCCTCCGAGCAGTCCTGCAAGCGGATGTCGATGCGTGTGGACCACAGAACGAGAGGCGTCGCTTGCGTCTCCTCCACCGTATCTATGAACTTGATGTTGCGCTTGGCACTGGAATGCGCAAGGGGGAACAGTATGGATTGCGCTGGAGTGATGTCGATCTCAAGGCCCGGGTCATTACACTCCGCGACACGAAGAACAAGTCGAGTCGAACGGTTCCGATGATCGACGATGTCGTCACTGCCTTTGAAGAGTTGAAGAAGCTCTCGCTGTCTCGGAAGGATCGTTCGGTTGAACAACCGAACTCATCCCCAAAAGATGTTGTCTTTGGGATCGGGGATAACAAGAAGTGGTGGGAAAGCGCATTGCGTGAGGCGAAGATAAAGAAGTTGCGGTGGCACGATCTGCGTCACACGTTTTGCTCACGGCTAGCTCAGTCCGGCGCAAGCCTGAAAGTAATTCAGGAAGCCGCGGGTCACAAGACAATCGCGATGTCGGCCCGGTATGCGCACATGGATCACACAACACTGCACAACGCGATGGCGGTACTCAACCGCCGAGCGTCCGCCGCAACGTAG
- a CDS encoding DUF262 domain-containing HNH endonuclease family protein — translation MEAKARPIGQLLEDRARFCVPVYQRHYEWERKEQWEPLWSDIQDKTEEILSGAARNYSHYMGALILSEGKANLGQVPIKQVIDGQQRLTTIQLVINALFRTATERGETKHAGFLEAHLFNDKLHLTDDPDVEKHKLWPTKYDRSLYADVTIMSFAELTDKYYQFYYKNGRIIANQAPRLLAGLYYFYEAVQAFIDEADGEGWQPRLSALSAAILNHFSIVVISIDDKDDAQTIFSTLNARGKPLNAMDLIRNDIFQRAILTKENAEVLFDKKWSEFEDPFWDTPEVQGRLTRKRIESFLGSVLAAERAETINLTKLYPEYRTYTEEARYSTVDAELSRLLSYAPAYRGLKLPNPQKPLGLIARHLSDWDMTTAFPLVMSVEIEMKNKEHELRGLYQALEAYTIRRAYCGLTAKGYNNLFLTAIKFLRENGWSSDNFSAFLLSQTGDSSRFPSDDEFKNAIVTESIYRPGWERRARVILQTLEQTLRTSKDDVITIQAGFTVEHVMPSKWAENWPLPDGTQAPCEDVYTALVTHKCGESVTDAIRMREGVKNSLGNLTLVTQPLNSAISHGPFSIKRPEFARSALLLNRMIADQTVWSEEQIQARGLALAEKACEYWARPSLENTVSKAYTS, via the coding sequence ATGGAAGCGAAAGCTCGTCCCATTGGGCAATTACTAGAAGATCGGGCGCGGTTCTGTGTCCCCGTTTATCAGCGCCACTATGAGTGGGAACGGAAGGAACAGTGGGAGCCCTTGTGGTCCGATATCCAGGACAAGACCGAGGAGATTTTGAGCGGGGCGGCCCGGAATTATTCCCACTACATGGGAGCGCTGATTCTGTCCGAGGGTAAAGCAAACCTTGGACAGGTTCCTATCAAACAAGTGATTGATGGGCAGCAACGACTCACAACGATACAACTCGTCATAAATGCGCTCTTCCGCACTGCGACAGAGCGTGGCGAGACCAAACACGCCGGTTTCCTTGAAGCGCATCTGTTCAATGACAAGTTGCACCTCACGGACGATCCCGATGTTGAGAAGCATAAGCTCTGGCCTACCAAGTACGATCGGAGTCTTTACGCCGACGTAACCATCATGAGCTTCGCTGAATTGACGGATAAGTATTACCAGTTTTATTACAAAAACGGCAGGATTATCGCGAATCAGGCCCCAAGGCTCCTCGCTGGCCTCTATTACTTTTATGAGGCGGTTCAAGCCTTCATTGACGAAGCTGATGGCGAAGGTTGGCAGCCCAGACTCTCGGCATTGAGTGCCGCGATACTCAACCATTTCTCGATTGTCGTAATCTCTATCGACGACAAGGATGACGCACAGACCATCTTCTCCACACTCAATGCACGTGGGAAACCTCTGAATGCGATGGACCTGATCCGCAACGATATCTTTCAGCGCGCAATCCTGACGAAAGAGAATGCGGAAGTCCTATTTGATAAGAAATGGTCGGAGTTCGAAGACCCGTTCTGGGACACGCCAGAAGTGCAGGGCCGACTCACTCGCAAGCGCATCGAATCATTTCTTGGCAGCGTACTGGCGGCGGAACGAGCAGAGACCATCAATCTCACTAAGCTTTACCCCGAGTATCGCACTTACACGGAGGAAGCCCGTTATTCGACCGTTGACGCAGAGCTTTCCCGGCTGCTTAGTTACGCTCCCGCCTATCGCGGCCTGAAGCTGCCCAACCCTCAAAAGCCGCTTGGCCTGATCGCCCGGCACTTGAGCGATTGGGATATGACCACAGCGTTTCCCCTTGTAATGAGCGTCGAGATCGAGATGAAAAACAAGGAGCATGAGCTGCGTGGGTTGTATCAAGCCTTGGAGGCATACACCATCAGGCGAGCATATTGCGGCTTGACAGCAAAGGGATATAACAACCTTTTTCTCACTGCAATCAAGTTCTTGCGCGAGAACGGATGGAGCTCGGACAATTTTTCGGCGTTTCTTCTAAGTCAGACCGGCGACTCGTCACGTTTTCCGAGCGATGACGAATTTAAGAACGCAATCGTAACAGAATCGATTTATCGCCCCGGATGGGAGAGAAGAGCGCGAGTCATTCTGCAAACGCTTGAACAAACGCTGCGAACCTCGAAGGACGATGTCATCACCATCCAAGCCGGGTTTACGGTGGAGCATGTCATGCCCAGTAAGTGGGCGGAGAATTGGCCTTTGCCGGATGGCACCCAGGCGCCCTGCGAGGATGTGTACACCGCTCTCGTGACTCACAAATGCGGAGAGTCCGTCACCGACGCGATTCGAATGCGAGAAGGCGTCAAGAACTCTCTCGGAAATTTAACGCTCGTGACGCAGCCCCTCAACTCTGCGATCAGCCACGGCCCGTTCTCCATCAAGAGGCCAGAATTTGCACGCTCCGCTTTGCTTCTGAACAGGATGATTGCGGATCAGACTGTCTGGAGTGAAGAGCAAATTCAAGCTCGCGGACTGGCTCTGGCTGAAAAGGCTTGTGAATATTGGGCTCGTCCTAGCTTGGAGAATACGGTTTCGAAAGCGTACACAAGCTAG